One Maylandia zebra isolate NMK-2024a unplaced genomic scaffold, Mzebra_GT3a scaffold02, whole genome shotgun sequence DNA window includes the following coding sequences:
- the LOC112431767 gene encoding B-cell receptor CD22-like, producing MVNLTVTGGSVILQSPVLPVMEGDDVTLLCKTKTTPSNLPAAFYKDGSLIRKQPTGHMTIQHVSRSDEGLYKCDISGHGESPSSWITVTVINTSTSGEQGLDKEVDDVTPEHHRAVMN from the exons atggttaacctgacagtcactg gtggatcagtgatcctgcagagtcctgtcctccctgtgatggagggagatgacgtcactctgctctgtaaaacaaagaccactccctccaacctcccagctgctttctataaagatggctccctcatcaggaagcagcctacaggtcacatgaccatccagcatgtttccaggtctgatgaaggcctctacaagtgtgacatcagcggtcatggagagtctccatccagctggatcactgtcacag TGATAAACACATCCACCAGTGGTGAGCAGGGATTGGACAAGGAGGTTGATGATGTCACCCCAGAGCATCACAGAGCAGTTATGAACTGA